A stretch of Pseudomonas taetrolens DNA encodes these proteins:
- the atpB gene encoding F0F1 ATP synthase subunit A: MAETTASGYIQHHLQNLTFGQLPDGGWGFAHTVAEAKEMGFWAFHVDTLGWSLFVGLIFILVFRMAAKKATSGQPGALQNFVEVLVEFVDGSVKDSFHGRSAVIAPLALTIFVWVFLMNAIDLIPVDWIPQLAIMITGDEHFPFRAVPTTDPNATLGMALSVFALIIFYSIKIKGIGGFIGELTLHPFGSKNIFVQALLIPVNFLLEFVTLIAKPISLALRLFGNMYAGELVFILIAVMFGSGLLWLSGLGVVLQWAWAVFHILIITLQAFIFMMLTIVYLSMAHEENH, translated from the coding sequence ATGGCAGAAACAACCGCTTCGGGCTATATCCAGCACCACTTACAGAACCTGACCTTCGGGCAGCTACCTGATGGCGGCTGGGGCTTTGCTCACACCGTTGCAGAAGCCAAAGAGATGGGCTTTTGGGCATTCCACGTCGATACTCTCGGCTGGTCGCTGTTTGTAGGTTTGATCTTCATCCTCGTATTCCGCATGGCGGCCAAGAAGGCAACTTCCGGTCAACCAGGCGCATTGCAGAACTTCGTAGAAGTACTGGTTGAATTCGTGGATGGCAGTGTCAAGGACAGCTTCCATGGCCGCAGTGCAGTTATTGCACCGCTGGCGCTGACTATTTTCGTCTGGGTGTTCCTGATGAACGCCATCGACTTGATTCCGGTTGACTGGATTCCTCAGTTGGCGATCATGATCACTGGCGATGAACACTTCCCGTTCCGTGCCGTACCGACGACCGATCCTAACGCTACCCTGGGTATGGCCCTGTCGGTATTCGCGCTGATCATCTTCTACAGCATCAAAATCAAGGGCATTGGCGGCTTTATTGGCGAATTGACCCTGCATCCGTTCGGCAGCAAGAACATCTTTGTTCAGGCGCTGCTGATTCCGGTGAACTTCCTGCTCGAATTCGTAACGCTGATTGCCAAGCCAATCTCGCTGGCACTGCGTCTATTCGGCAACATGTACGCTGGCGAACTGGTATTTATCCTGATCGCCGTAATGTTCGGCAGCGGCCTGCTTTGGCTTAGCGGTCTGGGCGTGGTGCTGCAATGGGCGTGGGCTGTATTCCACATCCTGATCATCACCTTGCAAGCGTTCATCTTCATGATGTTGACCATCGTTTACCTGTCGATGGCGCACGAAGAGAACCACTAA
- a CDS encoding F0F1 ATP synthase subunit I, translated as METRTPNRLPFHRLAVFPVLLAQFVVLLLAALGLWQWQGVVAGYSGLCGGLIALLPNVYFAHRAFRFSGARAAQAIVRSFYAGEAGKLILTAVLFALTFAGVKPLAPLAVFGVFVLTQLVSWFAPLLMRTTLSRP; from the coding sequence ATGGAAACACGCACGCCAAACCGCTTGCCGTTCCATCGCTTGGCGGTATTTCCGGTGTTACTGGCTCAATTTGTCGTTTTATTGCTGGCTGCTCTGGGGCTCTGGCAATGGCAAGGAGTCGTCGCGGGATATTCGGGACTCTGCGGAGGCCTGATAGCTTTGCTACCAAATGTGTATTTTGCTCACAGGGCTTTCCGGTTTTCCGGTGCTCGAGCAGCGCAAGCCATTGTCCGGTCGTTTTACGCTGGCGAGGCAGGCAAATTAATTTTGACGGCAGTGCTGTTCGCGCTGACGTTTGCAGGTGTGAAGCCATTGGCGCCGTTAGCAGTATTCGGTGTCTTCGTGCTGACCCAACTGGTCAGCTGGTTCGCTCCCCTGCTAATGAGAACAACACTTTCGAGACCTTAG
- a CDS encoding ParB/RepB/Spo0J family partition protein: MAVKKRGLGRGLDALLSGPTVSSLEEQAVKVDQSELQHLPLDLIQRGKYQPRRDMDPQALEELANSIKTQGVMQPIVVRPIAGNRFEIIAGERRWRASQQAGKDTIPAMVRDVPDETAIAMALIENIQREDLNPIEEAVALQRLQQEFQLTQQQVADAVGKSRVSVANLLRLISLPEVIKTMLSHGDLEMGHARALLGLPETQQVEGARHVVARGLTVRQTEALVRQWLSGKQEPAEPVKPDPDIARLEQRLAERLGSAVQIRHGKKGKGQLVIGYNSLDELQGVLAHIR; encoded by the coding sequence ATGGCCGTCAAGAAACGAGGTCTCGGACGCGGACTGGACGCACTCCTGAGTGGTCCAACGGTCAGCTCGCTGGAAGAACAAGCGGTCAAGGTTGATCAAAGCGAACTGCAACATTTGCCACTGGATCTGATTCAGCGTGGTAAATACCAGCCTCGTCGCGACATGGACCCGCAAGCGCTCGAAGAACTGGCGAACTCGATCAAGACCCAAGGTGTGATGCAGCCGATTGTGGTTCGTCCTATCGCGGGCAATCGCTTTGAGATCATTGCCGGTGAACGCCGCTGGCGCGCTAGCCAGCAGGCGGGCAAGGACACCATTCCTGCAATGGTTCGTGATGTGCCGGATGAAACCGCCATTGCGATGGCGTTGATCGAAAACATTCAGCGTGAAGACCTTAACCCGATTGAAGAAGCGGTAGCCTTGCAGCGTTTGCAGCAAGAGTTTCAGTTGACTCAACAACAAGTGGCCGACGCTGTGGGTAAGTCACGGGTCTCTGTGGCCAACTTGTTGCGATTGATTTCACTGCCTGAAGTCATCAAGACCATGCTTTCCCATGGTGACCTTGAAATGGGTCATGCACGAGCATTGCTGGGTTTACCTGAAACTCAACAGGTAGAAGGGGCGCGACACGTTGTCGCACGCGGTCTGACAGTACGTCAGACCGAAGCCCTGGTTCGCCAGTGGTTGAGCGGTAAACAAGAGCCTGCTGAACCGGTTAAACCGGATCCGGATATCGCCAGGCTGGAACAGCGTTTGGCCGAGCGCCTTGGCTCTGCGGTGCAGATCCGCCACGGCAAGAAGGGAAAGGGCCAGTTAGTAATTGGTTATAACTCTCTTGATGAGCTTCAAGGGGTGCTTGCTCACATTCGCTGA
- a CDS encoding ParA family protein: MAKVFAIANQKGGVGKTTTCINLAASLVATKRRVLLIDLDPQGNATMGSGVDKHGLENSVYDLLIGECDLAQAMHYSEHGGYQLLPANRDLTAAEVVLLEMQMKESRLRTALAPVRESYDFILIDCPPSLSMLTLNALVAADGVIIPMQCEYFALEGLSDLVDNIKRIAELLNPNLKVEGLLRTMFDPRLSLMNDVSGQLKEHFGEQLYDTVIPRNIRLAEAPSYGMPALAYDKNSRGAIAYLALAGEVVRRQRRSPRTPQPT; encoded by the coding sequence ATGGCTAAGGTATTCGCAATAGCGAACCAAAAGGGTGGTGTGGGTAAGACCACCACCTGTATCAACCTCGCAGCATCTCTGGTGGCCACCAAGCGCCGGGTGCTGTTGATCGACCTCGATCCACAAGGCAACGCCACCATGGGTAGCGGTGTGGATAAGCACGGTCTTGAGAATTCGGTTTATGACCTGTTGATCGGAGAATGTGACCTGGCTCAGGCCATGCACTACTCCGAGCACGGTGGTTACCAGCTGTTGCCGGCTAACCGCGACCTGACCGCAGCTGAAGTCGTACTGCTTGAAATGCAGATGAAGGAAAGCCGTCTGCGCACGGCGCTGGCGCCGGTTCGTGAAAGCTACGATTTCATTCTGATCGATTGCCCGCCTTCACTGTCGATGTTGACCTTGAACGCCCTGGTTGCAGCCGATGGGGTCATTATCCCCATGCAGTGCGAGTACTTCGCGCTTGAAGGCTTGAGCGACCTTGTGGATAACATCAAGCGAATCGCTGAGTTGCTGAATCCCAACCTGAAGGTTGAAGGCCTGTTGAGAACCATGTTCGATCCACGCCTGAGCCTGATGAATGATGTTTCTGGCCAGCTCAAGGAACACTTCGGCGAGCAACTCTACGACACCGTAATTCCGCGCAATATTCGTCTGGCTGAAGCTCCAAGCTATGGCATGCCGGCGCTGGCGTATGACAAAAACTCCCGTGGCGCGATTGCTTACCTGGCCCTGGCGGGTGAAGTGGTTCGTCGTCAACGTCGCTCCCCTCGCACTCCTCAGCCAACTTAA
- the rsmG gene encoding 16S rRNA (guanine(527)-N(7))-methyltransferase RsmG, with the protein MSSLVTAQHAEELSTGARQLGVNLTESQHQQLLAYLALLIKWNKAYNLTAVRNPDEMVSRHLLDSLSVMSFIEDGRWLDVGSGGGMPGIPLAILFPESQVTCLDSNGKKTRFLTQVKLELKLDNLQVIHSRVEAYQPELPFTGIVSRAFSSMENFSNWTRHLGNSETRWLAMKGVHPADELVALPSDFRLDSEHALTVPGCQGQRHLLILRRTA; encoded by the coding sequence TTGAGTTCGCTGGTCACTGCACAACACGCCGAAGAGTTATCTACAGGTGCGCGCCAATTGGGCGTCAACCTGACCGAAAGCCAGCACCAGCAACTGCTGGCTTATCTCGCTCTGTTGATCAAATGGAACAAGGCCTACAACCTCACGGCTGTGCGTAACCCGGACGAAATGGTGTCGCGGCATTTGCTCGACAGCCTGAGCGTAATGTCTTTCATCGAAGACGGCCGTTGGCTGGATGTTGGCAGTGGCGGCGGCATGCCGGGTATACCTCTGGCAATCCTGTTTCCGGAGTCGCAAGTCACCTGCCTGGACAGTAACGGCAAGAAGACCCGCTTTCTGACTCAAGTGAAACTTGAGCTAAAACTGGACAATCTTCAAGTTATCCACAGCCGGGTCGAGGCTTATCAGCCCGAGTTGCCGTTCACTGGAATTGTTTCCAGGGCTTTCAGCAGCATGGAAAACTTCAGCAACTGGACACGCCACCTGGGCAACAGCGAAACGCGCTGGTTAGCAATGAAGGGCGTTCATCCGGCTGATGAGCTGGTAGCATTGCCGTCTGATTTTCGTCTAGATAGCGAACACGCCTTGACCGTTCCAGGTTGCCAAGGCCAACGCCATCTGCTGATACTGCGCCGCACGGCATGA